A genomic window from Cucumis melo cultivar AY chromosome 8, USDA_Cmelo_AY_1.0, whole genome shotgun sequence includes:
- the LOC103484877 gene encoding DEAD-box ATP-dependent RNA helicase 16 — translation MEKVPKVVEHEEGKEEEEDELSFEELGLDPRLVRALIKKEIQKPTPIQHVAIPLILEGKDVVARAKTGSGKTFAYLLPLLQKLFTDSSTKKSGPSAVILVPTRELSQQVYKEISSLIETCRVQVKVAQLTSSMSHSDLRTALAGPPDIIVATPACIPKCLSAGVLQPTSINESLEILVLDEADLLLSYGYEDDIKAFAAHVPRSCQCLLMSATSSEDVEKLKKLILHNPFILTLPEVGDVKDDLIPKNVQQFWISCDARDKLLHILSLLKLDLVQRKVLIFTNSIDIGFRLKLFLEKFGIKSAILNAELPQNSRLHILEEFNAGLFDYLIATDDSQTKEKEANEESNVDKRKSRKRAKQKIDSEFGVVRGIDFKNVYTVINFELPPSAAGYIHRIGRTGRAYNTGASISLVSPDEMDNFEEIQSFLRADGETDIIVPFPLLTKNAVESLRYRAEDVSKSVTKLAIRESRALDLRNEILNSEKLKAHFESNPRDLDLLKHDKILSKNPPAPHLRDVPDYLVDPVTQEASKIIKLARAAMGNVQSGRRRGFKRKSRNDKDPLKTFSAEGPKRSRRGGGKREDKNDDQNNRHKKKNSV, via the exons ATGGAGAAGGTTCCGAAAGTAGTTGAACACGAGGAGggaaaggaagaggaagaagatgaactGAGTTTCGAAGAACTTGGATTGGACCCTCGTCTAGTTCGCGCGTTAATCAAGAAGGAAATTCAAAAGCCAACTCCCATACAACACGTTGCAATTCCGTTAATTCTG GAAGGTAAGGATGTGGTGGCTCGGGCAAAGACTGGTTCTGGGAAGACTTTCGCATATCTCCTTCCATTGCTTCAGAAGCTGTTTACTGATTCTAGTACGAAGAAGTCGGGTCCAAGTGCAGTTATTCTGGTTCCGACCAGGGAGCTTAGTCAGCAG GTTtataaggaaatttcttctctTATTGAAACTTGTCGAGTTCAAGTGAAAGTTGCCCAATTGACAAGCAGCATGTCACATTCTGATTTG CGGACAGCATTGGCAGGACCACCTGATATCATTGTTGCTACGCCTGCTTGCATCCCCAAATGCTTGTCTGCTGGTGTTCTTCAACCAACCTCCATTAACGAATCTCTCGAAATTCTCGTTCTAGATGAG GCTGATTTGCTATTGTCATATGGCTATGAAGATGATATAAAAGCTTTTGCAGCACACGTCCCACGTTCCTGTCAATGCCTTCTAATGTCTGCTACATCAAG TGAGGATgttgaaaaattaaagaagttGATCTTGCACAATCCCTTCATTTTGACTTTACCCGAAGTGGGGGACGTTAAGGATGATCTGATTCCGAAAAATGTTCAACAATTTTGG ATCTCATGTGATGCTCGAGACAAGTTACTTCATATTCTTTCACTCTTAAAGTTGGACTTGGTTCAGAGAAAAGTTCTCATATTCACGAATAGCATAGACATTGGCTTCAGGTTGAAATTGTTTCTGGAGAAG TTTGGAATCAAATCTGCCATTCTAAATGCTGAATTGCCGCAAAATTCCCGACTCCATATTCTTGAG GAATTTAACGCTGGGCTGTTTGACTATTTAATTGCAACCGATGACAgtcaaacaaaagaaaaagaggcCAACGAGGAGAGTAATGTTGATAAGAGAAAGTCCAGAAAACGTGCCAAGCAAAAGATAGATTCTGAATTTGGAGTAGTACGAGGAATTGACTTCAAAAATGTTTACACA GTTATAAACTTTGAGTTGCCTCCAAGTGCAGCAGGGTACATACACCGTATAGGACGTACTGGAAGAGCCTATAATACTGGTGCATCTATCTCGTTG GTTTCTCCGGATGAGATGGATAATTTTGAAGAAATACAATCTTTTCTGAGAGCTGATGGGGAAACAGACATTATTGTTCCTTTTCCATTACTTACTAAAAATGCAGTGGAGTCTTTACGTTATAGAGCTGAG GATGTTTCTAAGAGTGTGACAAAACTTGCTATCAGAGAATCTCGAGCTCTGGATTTGAGGAATGAGATTCTTAACTCTGAAAA ATTGAAAGCTCACTTTGAATCTAACCCGAGGGACTTAG ATTTGTTGAAACATGATAAAATTCTCAGCAAGAATCCCCCTGCTCCTCACCTGCGTGATGTACCTGACTATCTTGTGGACCCAGTAACTCAAGAAGCCAGCAAGATCATCAAGCTTGCGAGAGCAGCAATGGGAAATGTGCAGTCTGGCCGTCGGCGTGGGTTCAAAAGAAAATCAAGAAATGACAAAGACCCTCTTAAAACATTTTCGGCTGAG GGTCCAAAGAGATCTCGCCGTGGTGGAGGGAAAAGAGAAGACAAAAACGATGATCAAAACAACAGACATAAGAAGAAAAATTCAGTTTGA
- the LOC103484876 gene encoding DUF21 domain-containing protein At4g33700-like isoform X1, translating to MKVEYSCCTTGFFSRIGIVIFLVLFAGLMSGLTLGLMSMSLVEIEVLAKSGKPSDRKHAARILPVCRRQHLLLCTLLICNAAAMEALPIFLDSLVTAWGAILISVTLILLFGEIIPQAVCSRYGLAIGATVAPFVRVLVWICFPVAYPISKLLDVSLGKEHKALFRRAELKTLVDFHGNEAGKGGELTRDETTIIGGALELTEKVARDVMTPISETFAIDINANLDSNLIKLILERGHSRVPVFYERPTNIIGLVLVKNLITRLSPDGVPIKNFPIRKIPRVSETMPLYDILNDFQKGQSHMAVVVREKENPEGSVGGNQLEAKDVKVEIDGENQQEKGLKTKRLKRLNTFVDRSNSHRKFSGSKKWSKDFNSEVLHIADDLLPKLSEEGEAIGIITLEDVIEELLQVRLLLIYPSMLQS from the exons ATGAAAGTGGAATATAGCTGCTGCACTACGGGATTTTTCAGTCGCATTGGAATAGTCATCTTCTTAGTGTTGTTTGCTGGGTTAATGTCTGGCCTCACTCTTGGCCTTATGTCTATGAGCCTTGTTGAGATTGAAGTTCTTGCCAAGTCTGGAAAACCAAGTGACCGTAAACATGCCG CAAGGATACTCCCAGTTTGTAGAAGACAACACTTGCTGCTTTGCACTTTGTTGATTTGCAATGCTGCAGCCATGGAG GCACTTCCAATTTTTTTGGACAGTTTGGTGACGGCTTGGGGAGCTATATTGATCTCTGTCACTTTGATCTTATTATTTGGCGAG ATTATTCCTCAAGCTGTTTGTTCTAGATATGGTTTAGCAATTGGTGCAACAGTGGCTCCATTTGTGAGGGTTCTTGTTTGGATTTGCTTTCCTGTTGCATATCCTATAAGCAAG CTATTGGACGTTTCATTGGGTAAAGAACATAAAGCTCTGTTCCGTAGAGCAGAACTGAAAACACTCGTAGATTTTCACGGCAACGAG GCTGGAAAAGGAGGAGAGTTGACACGAGATGAAACAACCATAATAGGAGGAGCACTGGAACTCACAGAGAAGGTGGCGAGGGATGTCATGACTCCCATTTCTGAAACTTTTGCGATTGATATCAACGCCAATCTTGACAG CAACTTGATCAAGTTAATTCTAGAGAGGGGACATAGCAGAGTGCCTGTGTTCTATGAACGCCCTACAAACATCATTGGCCTCGTATTG gtGAAGAATTTAATTACTAGGCTTTCACCAGATGGGGTACCAATTAAGAACTTCCCAATTCGAAAAATTCCAAG GGTCTCGGAAACAATGCCATTATACGACATACTAAATGATTTCCAGAAAGGTCAAAGTCATATGGCTGTTGTtgtaagagaaaaagaaaatccagAGGGGTCTGTTGGCGGAAATCAACTTGAGG CAAAAGATGTGAAAGTGGAAATTGATGGTGAAAATCAACAGGAAAAAGGTTTAAAGACCAAGAGACTGAAAAGGCTAAACACATTTGTCGATCGTAGTAATTCCCATCGGAAGTTCTCTGGAAGTAAGAAATGGTCTAAAGACTTCAACTCAGAGGTCCTCCATATTGCTGATGACCTGCTGCCCAAGCTCTCTGAAGAGGGGGAAGCAATTGGCATCATAACACTTGAAGATGTCATTGAGGAGCTTTTACAGGTTAGATTACTCTTAATTTACCCATCAATGTTACAAAGTTGA
- the LOC103484876 gene encoding DUF21 domain-containing protein At2g14520-like isoform X3 — translation MKVEYSCCTTGFFSRIGIVIFLVLFAGLMSGLTLGLMSMSLVEIEVLAKSGKPSDRKHAARILPVCRRQHLLLCTLLICNAAAMEALPIFLDSLVTAWGAILISVTLILLFGEIIPQAVCSRYGLAIGATVAPFVRVLVWICFPVAYPISKLLDVSLGKEHKALFRRAELKTLVDFHGNEAGKGGELTRDETTIIGGALELTEKVARDVMTPISETFAIDINANLDSNLIKLILERGHSRVPVFYERPTNIIGLVLVKNLITRLSPDGVPIKNFPIRKIPRVSETMPLYDILNDFQKGQSHMAVVVREKENPEGSVGGNQLEGKRFKDQETEKAKHICRS, via the exons ATGAAAGTGGAATATAGCTGCTGCACTACGGGATTTTTCAGTCGCATTGGAATAGTCATCTTCTTAGTGTTGTTTGCTGGGTTAATGTCTGGCCTCACTCTTGGCCTTATGTCTATGAGCCTTGTTGAGATTGAAGTTCTTGCCAAGTCTGGAAAACCAAGTGACCGTAAACATGCCG CAAGGATACTCCCAGTTTGTAGAAGACAACACTTGCTGCTTTGCACTTTGTTGATTTGCAATGCTGCAGCCATGGAG GCACTTCCAATTTTTTTGGACAGTTTGGTGACGGCTTGGGGAGCTATATTGATCTCTGTCACTTTGATCTTATTATTTGGCGAG ATTATTCCTCAAGCTGTTTGTTCTAGATATGGTTTAGCAATTGGTGCAACAGTGGCTCCATTTGTGAGGGTTCTTGTTTGGATTTGCTTTCCTGTTGCATATCCTATAAGCAAG CTATTGGACGTTTCATTGGGTAAAGAACATAAAGCTCTGTTCCGTAGAGCAGAACTGAAAACACTCGTAGATTTTCACGGCAACGAG GCTGGAAAAGGAGGAGAGTTGACACGAGATGAAACAACCATAATAGGAGGAGCACTGGAACTCACAGAGAAGGTGGCGAGGGATGTCATGACTCCCATTTCTGAAACTTTTGCGATTGATATCAACGCCAATCTTGACAG CAACTTGATCAAGTTAATTCTAGAGAGGGGACATAGCAGAGTGCCTGTGTTCTATGAACGCCCTACAAACATCATTGGCCTCGTATTG gtGAAGAATTTAATTACTAGGCTTTCACCAGATGGGGTACCAATTAAGAACTTCCCAATTCGAAAAATTCCAAG GGTCTCGGAAACAATGCCATTATACGACATACTAAATGATTTCCAGAAAGGTCAAAGTCATATGGCTGTTGTtgtaagagaaaaagaaaatccagAGGGGTCTGTTGGCGGAAATCAACTTGAGG GAAAAAGGTTTAAAGACCAAGAGACTGAAAAGGCTAAACACATTTGTCGATCGTAG
- the LOC103484878 gene encoding receptor-like protein 44, with amino-acid sequence MVGCTLLIFGLLASAAFFPLSSSDPNDEACLVNLSQSLEDPTNSLHNWTQSNLANPCNGFNSYIHGATCNSGRIYKLSLNNLSLRGTISPFLANCTNLQALDLSSNFLTGPIPSDLQYLVNLAVLNLSANRLTDQIPQELAFCAYLNVIDLHDNLLTGQIPQRLGLLVRLSTFDVSNNRLSGPIPSTLGNRSGNLPKFNASSFEGNKDLYGYPLAPLKNRGLSVIAIVGIGLGSGLVSLVLSFTAVCIWLKITERKMVVEEGKISQLMPDY; translated from the coding sequence ATGGTTGGTTGCACCCTGCTGATCTTTGGCTTGTTGGCTTCCGCCGCTTTCTTCCCTTTGTCTTCTTCAGATCCAAACGACGAGGCATGCCTCGTCAATCTAAGCCAATCTTTAGAAGACCCGACTAATTCCCTTCATAACTGGACCCAATCCAACCTTGCTAACCCTTGCAATGGCTTCAACTCCTACATTCATGGTGCCACTTGCAATAGTGGCCGTATTTACAAGCTTTCCCTCAATAATCTCTCCCTTCGCGGTACTATTTCCCCTTTTCTTGCAAACTGCACTAATTTACAAGCCCTCGACCTCTCCTCCAATTTCCTCACAGGCCCAATCCCTTCCGACCTTCAATATCTCGTGAATCTCGCCGTTCTTAACCTCTCTGCTAATCGCCTCACCGACCAGATCCCTCAGGAGCTCGCATTTTGTGCTTACTTGAACGTTATCGATCTCCACGACAATTTGCTTACTGGGCAGATTCCCCAACGATTGGGTCTTCTCGTTAGACTCTCTACTTTCGATGTCTCGAATAATCGTCTCTCTGGACCAATTCCTTCCACGCTCGGTAATCGAAGTGGGAATTTGCCCAAATTTAATGCCTCCTCGTTTGAAGGCAACAAGGATCTCTACGGCTACCCTCTGGCGCCATTGAAGAACAGGGGCCTCTCTGTTATCGCTATTGTTGGAATCGGTTTAGGGAGTGGACTCGTTAGCTTGGTGCTTAGCTTCACCGCCGTTTGTATATGGCTGAAAATCACAGAACGGAAGATGGTGGTTGAAGAAGGCAAAATTAGTCAGCTCATGCCTGATTATTGA
- the LOC103484876 gene encoding DUF21 domain-containing protein At4g33700-like isoform X2 has translation MKVEYSCCTTGFFSRIGIVIFLVLFAGLMSGLTLGLMSMSLVEIEVLAKSGKPSDRKHAARILPVCRRQHLLLCTLLICNAAAMEALPIFLDSLVTAWGAILISVTLILLFGEIIPQAVCSRYGLAIGATVAPFVRVLVWICFPVAYPISKLLDVSLGKEHKALFRRAELKTLVDFHGNEAGKGGELTRDETTIIGGALELTEKVARDVMTPISETFAIDINANLDSNLIKLILERGHSRVPVFYERPTNIIGLVLVKNLITRLSPDGVPIKNFPIRKIPRVSETMPLYDILNDFQKGQSHMAVVVREKENPEGSVGGNQLEAKDVKVEIDGENQQEKGLKTKRLKRLNTFVDRSNSHRKFSGSKKWSKDFNSEVLHIADDLLPKLSEEGEAIGIITLEDVIEELLQEEIYDETDYRT, from the exons ATGAAAGTGGAATATAGCTGCTGCACTACGGGATTTTTCAGTCGCATTGGAATAGTCATCTTCTTAGTGTTGTTTGCTGGGTTAATGTCTGGCCTCACTCTTGGCCTTATGTCTATGAGCCTTGTTGAGATTGAAGTTCTTGCCAAGTCTGGAAAACCAAGTGACCGTAAACATGCCG CAAGGATACTCCCAGTTTGTAGAAGACAACACTTGCTGCTTTGCACTTTGTTGATTTGCAATGCTGCAGCCATGGAG GCACTTCCAATTTTTTTGGACAGTTTGGTGACGGCTTGGGGAGCTATATTGATCTCTGTCACTTTGATCTTATTATTTGGCGAG ATTATTCCTCAAGCTGTTTGTTCTAGATATGGTTTAGCAATTGGTGCAACAGTGGCTCCATTTGTGAGGGTTCTTGTTTGGATTTGCTTTCCTGTTGCATATCCTATAAGCAAG CTATTGGACGTTTCATTGGGTAAAGAACATAAAGCTCTGTTCCGTAGAGCAGAACTGAAAACACTCGTAGATTTTCACGGCAACGAG GCTGGAAAAGGAGGAGAGTTGACACGAGATGAAACAACCATAATAGGAGGAGCACTGGAACTCACAGAGAAGGTGGCGAGGGATGTCATGACTCCCATTTCTGAAACTTTTGCGATTGATATCAACGCCAATCTTGACAG CAACTTGATCAAGTTAATTCTAGAGAGGGGACATAGCAGAGTGCCTGTGTTCTATGAACGCCCTACAAACATCATTGGCCTCGTATTG gtGAAGAATTTAATTACTAGGCTTTCACCAGATGGGGTACCAATTAAGAACTTCCCAATTCGAAAAATTCCAAG GGTCTCGGAAACAATGCCATTATACGACATACTAAATGATTTCCAGAAAGGTCAAAGTCATATGGCTGTTGTtgtaagagaaaaagaaaatccagAGGGGTCTGTTGGCGGAAATCAACTTGAGG CAAAAGATGTGAAAGTGGAAATTGATGGTGAAAATCAACAGGAAAAAGGTTTAAAGACCAAGAGACTGAAAAGGCTAAACACATTTGTCGATCGTAGTAATTCCCATCGGAAGTTCTCTGGAAGTAAGAAATGGTCTAAAGACTTCAACTCAGAGGTCCTCCATATTGCTGATGACCTGCTGCCCAAGCTCTCTGAAGAGGGGGAAGCAATTGGCATCATAACACTTGAAGATGTCATTGAGGAGCTTTTACAG GAGGAAATCTATGATGAGACGGATTATCGTACTTAG
- the LOC103484880 gene encoding probable pectin methylesterase CGR2, protein MQRRQPTSTRRNGSFPFAGALNAKSKSSPLLSICLVLVGAVLLLVYAFSGPGLFGGTKIVSKIEGDFSCTLELQRAVTILKKAFGNSMRKVLHVGPDTCSVVSKLLKEGETEAWGIEPYDIEDADGNCKSLVNKGIVRVADIKFPLPYRAKSFSHVIVSDALDYLSPKYLNKTLPEFARVSSDGLVIFTGSPGQQKAKVNELSKFGRLAKMRSSSWWIRFFVQTSLEENEAAAKKFKQAASKQSYKPGCQVFHLSSYH, encoded by the exons ATGCAACGGAGGCAACCTACTTCCACGCGTCGCAATGGAAGCTTTCCATTCGCTGGGGCCCTGAATGCGAAATCAAAATCATCACCCTTGTTATCTATATGCTTGGTCCTTGTG GGAGCAGTTCTTCTACTTGTCTATGCTTTTAGTGGACCAG GTTTATTTGGAGGCACCAAGATAGTCAGCAAGATTGAAG GTGATTTTTCATGCACATTGGAGTTGCAAAGAGCAGTAACCATCTTAAAGAAAGCGTTTGGCAATAGCATGCGCAAAGTTTTGCATGTAGGTCCCGATACCTGCTCTGTGGTATCTAAGCTATTGAAAGAAGGTGAAACAGAAGCATGGGGCATAGAACCATATGACATAGAAGATGCTGATGGAAACTGCAAATCACTTGTGAACAAAGGCATTGTACGTGTTGCAGATATCAAATTCCCTCTACCCTATAGGGCAAAGTCATTTTCCCACGTTATTGTGTCAGATGCATTGGATTATCTATCCCCCAAATACCTGAACAAAACTCTTCCAGAATTCGCAAGGGTTTCTTCTGATGGTCTTGTTATATTTACCG GTTCCCCTGGTCAGCAGAAAGCAAAAGTAAACGAGTTATCAAAGTTTGGACGACTG GCCAAAATGCGAAGCTCGTCTTGGTGGATTCGATTTTTTGTCCAAACAAGCTTAGAAGAGAACGAAGCTGCTGCCAAGAAATTTAAGCAAGCAGCATCCAAGCAGTCTTACAAGCCCGGCTGCCAAGTTTTCCATCTCAGTTCATACCATTGA